A single region of the Hoeflea prorocentri genome encodes:
- a CDS encoding xanthine dehydrogenase family protein molybdopterin-binding subunit, with translation MGVEGIGASVARKEDKRFITGKGRYTDDMVVPGMKHAYFVRSPHAHAKIKGIDKSAALAVDGVIDVLDGKQLTEDGIGNLICGWMIHSKDGSPMNMGAWRPLAEDTVRYVGDAVAIVVAESRAQAREGAEAVAVDYDELPAVTEAMDALESGAPQIHPEAAGNLIYDWEIGESAATDAALESAAHVTEMNIVNNRLIPNAMEPRAALGLYDAAEDHYTCWTTSQNPHVARLVMSAFYNVAPENKLRVIAPDVGGGFGSKIYIYPEEIVCLWASKRTGVPVKWVADRTESFQCDAHGRDHISNIKIGFDSDNRITALKVDTVANLGAYMSLFSSSVPTYLYATLLSGQYNIANIHANVRTVYTNTAPVDAYRGAGRPEASYLLERTMETAARELGVSPAELRRKNFITEFPHQTPVIMTYDGGDFGASLDAAMKAADYDGFAARKAESEARGKLRGIGMSCYIEACGIAPSKAVGALGAGVGLWESAEVRVNAVGTIEVLTGSHSHGQGHETTFAQLVAERLGVSVDTVNIVHGDTDKVQMGMGTYGSRSGAVGMSAISVALDKVEAKAKKIAAHQLEADEADIVIEEGELKVAGTDKALPWFQLALAAYTAHNLPEGMEPGLKESAFFDPSNFSFPAGCHICEVEVDPDTGRTLITQFVAADDFGTIINPMIVDGQVHGGVAQGIGQALLEGCAYDAETGQLMTASYMDYTMPRADDLPWFNVTTTKTESPSNPLGLKGCGEAGAIGSPPAVINAITDAIGNNDLAMPATPQAVWAAVKR, from the coding sequence ATGGGTGTTGAAGGTATTGGCGCCAGCGTTGCGCGCAAGGAAGACAAGCGTTTCATAACCGGCAAGGGTCGTTACACGGACGACATGGTTGTGCCGGGCATGAAGCATGCCTATTTCGTGCGCAGCCCGCATGCGCATGCCAAGATCAAGGGTATCGACAAATCCGCGGCTCTTGCCGTCGATGGGGTCATCGACGTGCTGGACGGAAAGCAGCTTACGGAAGACGGGATTGGCAACCTGATCTGTGGCTGGATGATCCATTCCAAGGACGGATCGCCGATGAATATGGGCGCCTGGCGTCCGCTGGCCGAAGACACGGTGCGCTATGTCGGTGACGCGGTAGCGATCGTCGTTGCGGAAAGCCGGGCACAGGCGCGTGAAGGCGCGGAAGCGGTGGCTGTCGACTATGACGAACTGCCGGCTGTGACCGAGGCGATGGATGCGCTTGAGTCCGGAGCGCCTCAGATTCATCCCGAAGCGGCGGGCAATCTCATCTATGATTGGGAAATCGGCGAAAGCGCCGCCACCGATGCCGCGCTTGAGAGTGCTGCTCACGTCACCGAGATGAATATCGTCAACAACCGGCTGATTCCCAATGCGATGGAGCCGCGCGCAGCGCTTGGCCTCTATGATGCCGCGGAAGACCATTATACCTGCTGGACGACATCCCAGAACCCGCATGTCGCCCGTCTGGTGATGAGCGCCTTCTACAATGTCGCGCCGGAAAACAAGCTACGGGTCATTGCTCCGGATGTCGGCGGCGGTTTCGGTTCGAAAATCTATATCTATCCGGAAGAGATCGTTTGCCTGTGGGCATCGAAACGAACCGGAGTACCGGTAAAGTGGGTTGCCGACCGCACCGAATCCTTCCAGTGCGATGCCCATGGGCGTGACCATATCTCCAACATCAAGATCGGGTTTGATTCGGACAATCGGATTACCGCGTTGAAGGTCGATACGGTTGCCAATCTCGGCGCCTATATGTCGTTGTTCTCATCGTCCGTTCCGACCTACCTTTATGCAACCTTGTTGTCGGGGCAGTACAATATTGCCAACATCCACGCCAATGTCCGCACGGTCTACACCAACACAGCGCCGGTGGACGCCTATCGCGGCGCCGGACGACCGGAGGCAAGCTACTTGCTCGAGCGGACAATGGAGACCGCCGCGCGTGAGCTGGGTGTCAGCCCCGCCGAACTGCGCCGCAAGAACTTCATTACCGAGTTCCCGCACCAAACGCCGGTCATCATGACCTATGACGGCGGCGATTTCGGCGCCTCTCTGGATGCTGCCATGAAGGCGGCGGATTATGACGGCTTTGCCGCCCGCAAGGCGGAGTCCGAAGCACGCGGCAAGCTGCGCGGCATCGGCATGAGCTGTTACATCGAGGCTTGCGGCATTGCGCCCTCAAAGGCCGTCGGAGCGCTTGGCGCTGGTGTCGGCCTTTGGGAATCGGCAGAGGTGCGGGTCAATGCGGTCGGTACGATTGAAGTGCTGACCGGATCGCACAGTCACGGCCAGGGCCATGAGACGACCTTTGCACAACTGGTCGCCGAGCGCCTCGGTGTGAGCGTCGATACCGTCAACATCGTCCATGGCGACACCGATAAGGTGCAGATGGGCATGGGGACCTACGGCTCTCGTTCCGGCGCGGTGGGAATGTCCGCCATCTCCGTGGCGCTGGACAAGGTCGAAGCCAAGGCCAAGAAGATCGCTGCGCATCAGTTGGAAGCCGATGAGGCCGACATCGTGATCGAGGAAGGCGAACTGAAGGTCGCCGGTACGGACAAGGCGCTGCCCTGGTTTCAGCTCGCTCTTGCAGCCTATACGGCACACAACCTGCCGGAAGGCATGGAGCCGGGCCTGAAGGAGAGCGCCTTCTTCGATCCGTCCAACTTCAGCTTCCCCGCCGGATGCCATATCTGCGAGGTGGAAGTGGATCCCGACACCGGTCGCACACTGATTACGCAGTTTGTCGCCGCCGACGATTTCGGAACGATCATCAACCCGATGATTGTCGACGGACAGGTGCATGGCGGTGTTGCCCAGGGTATCGGCCAGGCACTGCTTGAGGGTTGTGCCTATGACGCGGAGACCGGCCAGCTCATGACAGCCAGCTACATGGATTACACCATGCCGCGGGCCGATGACCTGCCGTGGTTCAATGTCACAACCACCAAGACGGAGTCGCCATCCAACCCGCTCGGCCTGAAAGGCTGCGGCGAAGCCGGCGCGATCGGCTCTCCGCCAGCGGTTATCAACGCCATTACGGATGCCATCGGCAACAACGATCTGGCCATGCCCGCGACACCGCAAGCGGTGTGGGCGGCGGTCAAGCGCTGA
- a CDS encoding (2Fe-2S)-binding protein: MTSITMTVNGREVSADAEDRTLLVEFLRDNLGLTGTHVGCDTSQCGACVVHIDGAAVKACTMLAAQAAGSDVTTIEGLAGGGELHPVQKAFHENHGLQCGFCTPGMIMAATEMINRHGASLDEKMVRAELDGNICRCTGYHNIVKSILAAAAEMGGAQQAAE, from the coding sequence ATGACAAGCATAACGATGACCGTAAACGGGCGCGAGGTCAGCGCAGACGCCGAGGATCGAACGCTTCTGGTCGAGTTTTTGCGTGACAATCTGGGGCTCACCGGCACCCATGTCGGCTGTGATACGTCCCAGTGCGGGGCTTGCGTCGTCCATATCGATGGTGCCGCAGTCAAAGCCTGCACCATGCTTGCCGCCCAGGCGGCCGGTTCTGATGTGACCACCATTGAAGGCCTTGCAGGGGGTGGGGAACTTCATCCCGTCCAAAAGGCCTTCCACGAGAATCACGGCCTGCAATGCGGCTTCTGCACGCCCGGAATGATCATGGCAGCGACTGAGATGATCAACAGGCATGGCGCGTCGCTGGACGAAAAGATGGTGCGTGCCGAACTCGACGGCAATATCTGCCGCTGCACGGGCTACCATAACATCGTCAAATCCATTCTTGCCGCGGCGGCGGAAATGGGCGGCGCGCAGCAGGCAGCCGAATAG